In Castanea sativa cultivar Marrone di Chiusa Pesio chromosome 6, ASM4071231v1, a single window of DNA contains:
- the LOC142640021 gene encoding uncharacterized protein LOC142640021, protein MTFWNEKVAEIIEKTRKNATYPSPRIQKEILHVFLAKVKKAIRKEIGDAKFCIMVDEAHDESMKEQMVVVFRYINAKGFVKEHFFGLIHVVDITALPLKKGIYSLLSQHCLDIQNILEQGNDGASNMQGMWNELQALILNDCPYAYYIHCFAPRLQLALVKASKQIVPISGFFLKLLLVIKTVNVSCKRNEQLKVANANEIARLIDFEELETGSELNQIGTLQRPVETRWSSHFRSISSLLRMFTSTVEVLLNIIDDASDGEHRARAESAYDGLTPFEFVFILHLEKETIKITDKLCQALQSQSQDILNVMHLVSSTKALIQKFRDDGWDGLLTIVISFCEKHCIDILDMNACYVGRRGRS, encoded by the coding sequence ATGACTTTTTGGAATGAGAAGGTTGctgaaataatagaaaaaactCGCAAAAATGCAACCTACCCATCACCTAGGATTCAAAAGGAAATTCTACATGTTTTCTTAGCCAAAGTGAAGAAAGCCATTCGGAAAGAAATTGGTGATGCAAAGTTTTGCATAATGGTTGATGAAGCTCATGATGAGTCTATGAAAGAGCAAATGGTTGTGGTTTTTAGATATATTAATGCAAAAGGCTTTGTGAAAGAacatttttttgggcttattcATGTTGTTGACATTACGGCTTTGCCTCTAAAGAAGGGAATATATTCTTTGTTATCTCAACATTGCTTagatatacaaaatattctagAGCAAGGAAATGATGGAGCAAGCAACATGCAAGGTATGTGGAATGAATTAcaagctttgattttgaatgattGTCCATATGCTTACTACATCCATTGTTTTGCACCTCGCTTACAATTGGCATTAGTAAAAGCATCAAAACAAATTGTCCCCATTAGTGGGTTTTTTCTCAAATTGCTTTTGGTGATCAAAACTGTTAATGTTTCATGCAAGCGTAATGAGCAATTAAAAGTTGCCAATGCTAATGAAATAGCACGTTTGATTGATTTTGAAGAGCTTGAGACTGGAAGTGAACTTAATCAAATTGGCACTTTACAACGACCTGTAGAAACACGTTGGAGTTCACATTTTAGATCAATTTCTAGCTTATTAAGGATGTTTACTTCAACTGTTGAAGTTTTACtaaatataattgatgatgCAAGTGATGGAGAACATCGGGCAAGAGCAGAGTCAGCTTATGATGGTTTAACTCCATTTGAATTTGTCTTCATCTTGCATCTTGAGAAGGAAACTATAAAGATCACTGATAAACTTTGTCAAGCTTTGCAAAGCCAATCTCAAGACATTttaaatgtcatgcatttagttTCATCTACTAAAGCACTTATTCAAAAATTTAGAGATGATGGATGGGATGGCTTACTCACCATTGTGATATCATTTTGTGAGAAGCATTGCATTGATATCCTAGATATGAATGCTTGTTATGTTGGGAGGCGAGGTCGCTCGTAA
- the LOC142640022 gene encoding cation/H(+) antiporter 15-like, producing MNSTLQSNHSVADLVMSIGGKTLVCHDPLAVPETIVWLHGNPILSATSLLLVQLSLISLVSILINTCLRPLGQSSIVSQIFGGMVFGPSILGNKDALSATLFPLRGSMVIETIATFGLMFFLFTVGATMDPVTIVRPGKKAMAIAFSAFFSTLVVCGSLAFIFPRHLAMDHQHWLPLLALSQSFTAFPVVACLLTELKMLNCDIGRLALSTSMVCDALGITLTAISLSFAGNDNSKLTPLWSLGSWAALIAAVVYIIRPFLQRMIKRAPSGKPIGESWICAMFLSVVLMGFLSEIIGQHYVFGPLVFGIAVPEGPPLGASLISKLELLSSGLFYPSYLAISGLRTNIFKVHFQTVWVVAIIVLSGCMVKMCVVMLVAIYNEMHVRDAFILALIMNAKGVSELTLYNVLRNTQVLTEEGFTLAVTIVTVVTAVITPLITIFYDSSGQYTAIKRCTIQHSHRQSDLRILVCIHSQENVCTIINLLEISHAPPETHISVIGIALVELEGRSVATLVPHEASSTEHPNTTGSDLIINALTHYELQSEGSASVEAFTSISPFEITHNDICRVAMDKRATIVIVPFHKQWAIDGTIESVNQGIKEMNLKVLERAPCSVGILIDRGVLNGSMSLVVGHPLYHVAVIYLGGVDDAESLAYGARMTNNEKVDLTVVRFLIFGAENTKDRKHESDLINEYREANAGNERFVIVEEVVRNGVDLSASIREMADCFDLILVGRHHQDSPLLYGLGDWSECPELGVIGDMLASPDLGITASVLVIQQQRMGRLAGVGDKDQYVHDVLVDEHTGGSWAISMDRTSSSTRLKI from the exons ATGAATTCAACATTACAATCTAATCACTCTGTCGCTGATTTGGTCATGAGTATTGGGGGCAAAACTCTGGTATGCCATGATCCCCTCGCCGTGCCAGAAACGATTGTCTGGCTTCATGGAAACCCTATACTGTCCGCAACATCACTTCTATTGGTGCAACTTTCTTTAATTTCCTTAGTCTCGATCCTAATAAACACCTGTCTCAGGCCTCTTGGACAGTCAAGCATTGTGTCACAGATTTTT GGTGGTATGGTGTTTGGGCCATCCATTCTGGGGAATAAAGATGCGCTGTCAGCAACACTGTTCCCACTAAGAGGCAGCATGGTGATTGAAACAATTGCTACATTTGGCCTCATGTTCTTCCTATTCACAGTAGGAGCGACGATGGATCCTGTCACTATAGTTCGGCCAGGAAAAAAGGCCATGGCCATTGCATTTTCAGCATTCTTCTCAACACTCGTAGTCTGTGGTTCATTAGCATTCATCTTTCCCCGACATCTTGCTATGGACCATCAACACTGGCTCCCCCTCCTCGCCTTATCGCAATCTTTCACAGCTTTTCCAGTCGTGGCTTGCCTCTTAACCGAGCTAAAGATGCTAAACTGTGATATTGGCCGTTTAGCCCTCTCTACCTCAATGGTTTGTGATGCACTTGGTATTACTTTGACAGCAATTTCTTTATCATTTGCTGGAAATGACAACAGTAAACTAACACCGCTGTGGTCACTTGGATCATGGGCTGCACTTATAGCTGCTGTTGTATATATCATAAGGCCATTCTTGCAACGGATGATAAAACGTGCACCAAGTGGGAAACCCATCGGCGAGAGCTGGATTTGTGCCATGTTCCTTTCAGTTGTTTTGATGGGGTTTTTGAGTGAGATAATTGGGCAGCATTATGTTTTTGGGCCATTAGTTTTTGGCATTGCTGTTCCTGAAGGACCACCCCTTGGAGCTTCCTTGATATCAAAGCTTGAACTTCTTTCTTCAGGGCTTTTCTACCCAAGTTACCTTGCCATTAGTGGGCTGAGGACCAACATCTTCAAAGTTCATTTCCAGACTGTTTGGGTTGTGGCGATTATTGTTCTCTCTGGTTGCATGGTCAAGATGTGTGTGGTTATGTTAGTAGCCATCTATAATGAGATGCATGTAAGAGATGCTTTTATTTTGGCGCTTATTATGAACGCCAAAGGCGTCAGTGAGCTTACGCTTTACAACGTGTTGCGGAACACTCAG GTTCTAACAGAAGAAGGATTTACTCTGGCAGTGACCATAGTGACAGTGGTAACTGCAGTCATAACGCCATTAATAACAATCTTCTATGACTCTTCCGGGCAATACACTGCAATAAAGAGATGTACCATCCAACATTCCCACCGTCAATCAGACCTCAGAATCTTAGTCTGCATTCACAGCCAGGAAAATGTTTGTACAATCATAAATCTTCTTGAAATTTCCCATGCTCCCCCAGAGACCCACATTTCAGTAATAGGAATTGCCCTCGTTGAGCTTGAGGGTAGAAGCGTAGCTACGCTTGTACCACACGAAGCCTCTAGCACCGAACATCCGAACACAACCGGCAGTGATCTAATCATTAATGCCTTAACACATTATGAGCTCCAAAGTGAAGGCAGTGCCAGCGTCGAGGCATTCACTTCCATTTCACCTTTCGAAATAACTCACAATGACATTTGTAGGGTGGCAATGGACAAAAGGGCCACCATTGTGATTGTTCCATTTCATAAGCAATGGGCTATAGATGGTACCATTGAGTCAGTTAACCAAGGCATCAAGGAAATGAACCTTAAAGTGCTCGAAAGGGCACCCTGCTCAGTTGGAATCCTTATAGACCGAGGAGTCCTTAACGGGTCAATGTCACTTGTAGTTGGTCATCCATTATATCATGTTGCTGTAATCTACCTTGGTGGTGTGGATGATGCAGAGTCACTAGCCTATGGTGCCCGAATGAcaaataatgaaaaagttgatcTAACCGTCGTCCGGTTCTTAATATTTGGAGCTGAAAATACTAAAGATAGAAAGCATGAGAGTGACTTGATTAATGAATACAGGGAAGCAAATGCAGGAAATGAGAGATTCGTGATTGTGGAAGAGGTGGTAAGAAATGGAGTTGATCTTTCTGCATCTATAAGAGAAATGGCAGATTGTTTTGATCTAATACTAGTAGGGAGACACCACCAAGACTCTCCTCTTCTTTATGGACTTGGCGACTGGAGTGAGTGCCCTGAGCTTGGAGTCATTGGTGATATGCTTGCTTCACCGGATCTTGGGATTACAGCATCAGTTTTGGTGatacaacaacaaagaatggGCAGGCTCGCTGGGGTCGGTGATAAAGATCAATATGTTCATGATGTTTTGGTCGATGAACACACAGGTGGGTCATGGGCCATATCAATGGACAGAACTAGTAGTTCAACAAGGCTGAAGATATAG